Proteins encoded by one window of Lathyrus oleraceus cultivar Zhongwan6 chromosome 1, CAAS_Psat_ZW6_1.0, whole genome shotgun sequence:
- the LOC127118993 gene encoding alkane hydroxylase MAH1: MLVSTTTLCALFFFLFIIFKFHHRKKCCKYPIFREYPFLGMLPTILWNLWNIHDFITEALKKHHRGTAEFMGPWFTNMNYLVTSDPINVHHMMSKCFDNYVKGSEFRDIFEAFGDGIFVADSETWKYNRSLFHSVFKQRGFELFQEKIIKNKLERSLIPVLDHVQQQGSVVDLQDVFSRFTFDNICSVVLGCDPNCLSIEFPEIACEKAFDQIEECIFYRHAIPKSFWMFQKLLQVGQEKKMTKAYKEFDQFIYANIESKREDLKKGIKNIEMEDLLTTFMKVEKGSQVVVHDDKFLRDVAFNLFVAGRDTITSALTWLFYLIATHPLVEAKILQEIKENFGGINIEKKLGVDEVKKLVYLHGAICEAVRLFPPIPFERKQAIKDDILPSGHVVNPNTTILFSLYSMGRVEETWGKDCLEFKPERWISERGGIVHEPSYKFISFNAGPRTCLGKDLSFIQIKMVAVAILCRYHIQVVKGHIPIPNLSIVLLMKNGLKVRITKREI; the protein is encoded by the coding sequence ATGTTAGTTTCTACAACAACACTTTGTGCACTCTTTTTCTTCCTATTCATCATCTTCAAATTCCACCATAGAAAAAAATGTTGCAAATATCCCATTTTTAGAGAATATCCTTTTCTAGGCATGTTACCAACAATCCTTTGGAACTTATGGAATATTCATGATTTCATAACTGAGGCACTGAAAAAGCACCATAGAGGCACTGCTGAGTTCATGGGACCTTGGTTTACCAACATGAACTATTTGGTCACTAGTGATCCCATCAACGTGCATCACATGATGAGCAAGTGTTTCGATAACTACGTGAAAGGTTCTGAGTTTCGTGATATTTTTGAAGCATTCGGAGATGGAATATTTGTCGCGGATTCGGAGACATGGAAATATAACAGATCTCTTTTTCACTCGGTTTTCAAGCAAAGAGGCTTTGAACTTTTTCAAGAGAAAATCATTAAAAACAAGCTGGAGAGAAGCTTGATTCCTGTGTTGGATCATGTTCAACAACAAGGGTCGGTGGTGGATTTACAAGATGTATTCAGTCGTTTCACATTCGACAACATTTGTTCGGTAGTTCTCGGATGTGATCCGAATTGTCTTTCCATTGAATTTCCTGAGATTGCTTGTGAGAAGGCTTTTGACCAAATTGAAGAATGCATATTCTATAGACATGCTATTCCAAAAAGTTTTTGGATGTTTCAGAAGCTTCTTCAAGTTGGTCAAGAGAAAAAAATGACAAAAGCATATAAAGAATTTGATCAATTTATATATGCTAATATAGAGTCCAAAAGAGAGGATTTAAAAAAAGGTATAAAAAATATTGAAATGGAAGACTTGTTAACAACTTTCATGAAAGTAGAGAAGGGGTCACAAGTAGTAGTTCATGATGACAAGTTTCTAAGAGATGTTGCTTTCAATCTCTTTGTAGCCGGAAGAGATACAATAACTTCAGCACTCACATGGCTGTTTTATCTTATTGCTACACATCCTTTAGTAGAAGCTAAAATTCTTCAAGAGATTAAAGAAAATTTTGGAGGTATTAATATTGAAAAAAAGTTAGGAGTTGATGAGGTGAAAAAGCTAGTTTATCTTCATGGTGCTATATGTGAGGCTGTGAGGCTTTTTCCTCCTATACCTTTTGAGAGAAAGCAAGCAATAAAAGATGATATACTTCCAAGTGGCCACGTTGTTAATCCTAATACAACTATATTATTTTCTTTGTATTCAATGGGGAGAGTTGAAGAGACATGGGGAAAAGATTGCTTGGAGTTCAAGCCAGAGAGATGGATATCTGAGAGAGGAGGGATTGTTCATGAACCATCTTATAAGTTCATTAGTTTCAATGCTGGACCTAGAACTTGTTTGGGAAAGGACTTGTCGTTCATTCAAATTAAGATGGTGGCAGTTGCTATTTTGTGCAGATATCATATCCAAGTAGTAAAAGGCCATATTCCTATCCCAAATCTTTCAATTGTACTTCTTATGAAGAATGGTTTGAAGGTTAGGATAACAAAAAGAGAAATTTGA